In Xanthomonas sp. SI, the following are encoded in one genomic region:
- a CDS encoding NAD kinase, translating into MPSSPRICFLASTAPAALAARDQLIARYGDHAPADADVLCALGGDGFMLQTLHRHGGLGKPVFGMKLGSVGFLMNQHLDDDLVVRLAQAEPAKLRPLEMLAQTESGTTTGSLAYNEVSLLRQTRQAAHVSIDLNGQTRVDELICDGVMVATPAGSTAYNSSAHGPILPLGSHTLALTPIAPYRPRRWRGAILKADTEVRLRVLDPYKRPVSVTADSHETRDVVEVTIRESRDRLVTLLFDPEHNLEERILSEQFMV; encoded by the coding sequence CTGCCGTCTTCTCCCCGCATCTGTTTCCTCGCCAGCACCGCGCCGGCCGCGCTCGCCGCGCGCGATCAGCTGATCGCACGCTATGGCGACCATGCGCCGGCCGACGCCGATGTGCTGTGCGCGCTCGGCGGCGACGGCTTCATGCTGCAGACCCTGCATCGCCACGGCGGCCTGGGCAAACCGGTGTTCGGCATGAAGCTGGGATCGGTCGGTTTCCTGATGAACCAGCATCTGGACGACGACCTGGTGGTACGCCTGGCGCAGGCCGAGCCGGCCAAGCTGCGGCCGCTGGAGATGCTGGCGCAGACCGAGTCCGGCACCACCACCGGCTCGCTGGCCTACAACGAAGTGTCGCTGCTGCGGCAGACCCGCCAGGCCGCGCACGTCAGCATCGACCTCAACGGCCAGACCCGGGTCGACGAACTGATCTGCGACGGGGTGATGGTGGCCACGCCGGCCGGCAGCACCGCCTACAACTCCTCGGCGCACGGGCCGATCCTGCCGCTGGGTTCGCATACCCTGGCGCTGACTCCGATCGCCCCGTACCGGCCGCGGCGCTGGCGCGGCGCGATCCTCAAGGCCGACACCGAAGTGCGCCTGCGCGTGCTCGATCCGTACAAGCGCCCGGTCAGCGTCACCGCCGACTCGCACGAGACCCGCGACGTGGTCGAAGTCACCATCCGCGAATCGCGCGATCGCCTGGTCACCCTGCTGTTCGATCCGGAGCACAACCTGGAGGAGCGGATCTTGAGCGAGCAATTTATGGTTTGA
- a CDS encoding 5'-nucleotidase → MSDNSPRLLTVAITSRALFDLEEGHALFEKEGVEAYSAYQREREDDVLAPGVAFPVVRKLLALNQGTPPETPPVEVILLSRNSADTGLRIFNSIQHYGLGIVRATFTSGEATWPYVKPFGTDLFLSANPESVRRALSHGIAAATILPKPPGERAQEAAAAAGAIDSERLSTQLRIAFDGDAVIFGDEGERFSREQGVEAFGRYERENAREPLTGGPFRNFLSALHALQSAFPAGEASPIRTALVTARSAPAHERVIRTLREWGVRLDEALFLGGRHKGPFLQAFGADIFFDDSQHNIDSAARERVAAGHVPHGVANVIAKP, encoded by the coding sequence ATGTCCGACAACTCCCCCCGCCTGCTAACCGTCGCGATCACCTCGCGTGCCCTGTTCGATCTGGAAGAGGGCCATGCCCTGTTCGAGAAGGAAGGGGTGGAGGCGTACAGCGCGTACCAGCGCGAGCGCGAGGACGATGTGCTGGCGCCGGGCGTGGCGTTTCCGGTGGTGCGCAAGCTGCTGGCGCTGAACCAGGGCACGCCGCCGGAGACGCCGCCGGTGGAGGTGATCCTGCTGTCGCGCAATTCCGCCGACACCGGGCTGCGCATCTTCAATTCGATCCAGCACTACGGGCTGGGCATCGTCCGTGCCACCTTCACCTCCGGCGAGGCCACCTGGCCCTACGTCAAGCCGTTCGGCACCGACCTGTTCCTGTCGGCCAATCCGGAATCGGTGCGGCGCGCGCTCAGCCACGGCATCGCTGCGGCGACGATCCTGCCCAAGCCGCCGGGCGAGCGTGCGCAGGAAGCCGCCGCCGCGGCCGGGGCGATCGATTCGGAGCGGTTGTCCACGCAGCTGCGCATCGCCTTCGACGGCGACGCGGTGATCTTCGGCGACGAAGGCGAGCGCTTCTCGCGCGAGCAGGGCGTGGAAGCGTTCGGCCGCTACGAGCGCGAGAACGCGCGCGAGCCGTTGACCGGCGGTCCGTTCCGCAATTTCCTGTCCGCGCTGCATGCCTTGCAGTCCGCGTTCCCGGCCGGCGAGGCCTCGCCGATCCGCACCGCGCTGGTCACCGCGCGTTCGGCGCCGGCGCACGAGCGGGTGATCCGCACGCTGCGCGAGTGGGGCGTGCGCCTGGACGAGGCGCTGTTCCTCGGCGGCCGCCACAAGGGGCCGTTCCTGCAGGCGTTCGGCGCCGACATCTTCTTCGACGACTCGCAGCACAACATCGACAGCGCCGCACGCGAGCGGGTGGCCGCCGGGCACGTGCCGCACGGCGTGGCCAACGTCATCGCCAAGCCGTGA
- a CDS encoding transferase, whose product MSAASGGNRGAGGRWATLRQLLRPDRAQAPRPGRPYVERGWRYTSLQFKGEVTQSRMLTWWPHLLEVGYTRSMLGALLLRPEPRCIGIVGLGGGSQAKFCYRHLPQARIEAIEADADVLALRDAFHIPADDARFQALHGDGAHLLPQRRGRYDLLLLDAYDADGIPAAMRTRGFYDDCHAALTPGGVLAVNLYDTDTRQHVAHLRKIFDGRVLRMDEPEGDNHVVFAWTSDAQALDARAALARLPWAARWQLRPTIRRLQRALETTAWRR is encoded by the coding sequence GTGAGCGCGGCCTCCGGCGGCAACCGCGGCGCAGGCGGTCGCTGGGCCACGCTGCGCCAGCTGCTGCGGCCCGACCGTGCGCAGGCGCCGCGTCCGGGGCGGCCGTACGTGGAGCGCGGCTGGCGCTACACCAGCCTGCAGTTCAAGGGCGAGGTGACCCAGAGCCGGATGCTCACCTGGTGGCCGCACCTGCTGGAGGTGGGCTATACCCGCAGCATGCTCGGCGCGTTGCTGCTGCGGCCGGAGCCGCGCTGCATCGGCATCGTCGGCCTGGGCGGCGGCTCGCAGGCCAAGTTCTGTTATCGGCACCTGCCGCAGGCGCGGATCGAGGCGATCGAGGCCGATGCCGACGTGCTGGCGCTGCGCGACGCGTTCCATATCCCGGCCGACGACGCACGCTTCCAGGCGCTGCACGGCGACGGCGCGCACCTGTTGCCGCAGCGCCGCGGCCGCTACGATCTGTTGCTGCTCGACGCCTACGATGCCGACGGCATCCCCGCGGCGATGCGCACGCGCGGTTTCTACGACGATTGCCATGCCGCGCTGACGCCCGGCGGCGTGCTGGCGGTGAACCTGTACGACACCGACACCCGCCAGCACGTGGCGCACCTGCGCAAGATCTTCGACGGCCGCGTGCTGCGCATGGACGAGCCGGAGGGGGACAACCATGTGGTGTTCGCCTGGACCAGCGATGCGCAGGCGCTGGATGCGCGCGCCGCACTGGCGCGGCTGCCGTGGGCGGCGCGCTGGCAGTTGCGGCCGACGATCCGGCGCCTGCAGCGGGCGCTCGAGACGACCGCCTGGCGTCGCTGA